The following coding sequences lie in one Glycine max cultivar Williams 82 chromosome 19, Glycine_max_v4.0, whole genome shotgun sequence genomic window:
- the LOC100788286 gene encoding uncharacterized protein LOC100788286 — protein sequence MNCYGLQQNAFAACEEMRGPVNFVEQKEPVICPKPRRVGVVSNMPMRHLRWHFNPQAEGSDSKAGAELLEIMFKKESHGEEFSNQVASSPPFFCGSPPGRAANPLVQDARFGDEKLCPTLLISSPSGLLSPSSASRKGGCVRMSFGLKPAAVRVDGFDCLNKDCQNSRIPVVA from the exons ATGAACTGTTATGGTCTTCAGCAGAACGCCTTTGCAGCCTGTGAAGAGATGAGAGGCCCTGTGAATTTTGTTGAACAGAAGGAGCCTGTCATTTGCCCTAAGCCGCGCCGAGTTGGGGTTGTATCTAACATGCCTATGAGGCATTTGAGATGGCATTTCAA tCCACAGGCTGAGGGTTCTGACTCAAAAGCTGGGGCAGAGCTATTAGAGATAATGTTTAAGAAG GAGAGCCATGGGGAGGAATTTTCAAATCAGGTAGCTTCATCTCCTCCATTTTTTTGTGGGTCTCCTCCGGGCCGAGCTGCAAATCCCTTAGTCCAGGATGCTCGTTTCGGAGATGAAAAGCTTTGTCCGACATTATTAATTTCATCGCCCTCAGGTTTACTATCTCCATCATCAGCGTCACGCAAAGGAGGGTGTGTTAGGATGAGTTTCGGACTTAAACCGGCTGCAGTTAGAGTAGATGGATTTGATTGCCTCAACAAGGATTGCCAGAATTCTAGGATCCCTGTTGTTGCTTAA
- the LOC102662229 gene encoding uncharacterized protein — MLVSWNVRGLNKAGKHKEISSHLLSIRADINILLETRVKKEKAKVIRGKLNLPGCYIDNYNHYPNGRIWLNWNDANIHVTEIISTDQMVHCEVKDMQGNLSFCLTVVYAQNKLEHRRKLWHDIEQIQHQGPWYIVGDFNNVLRTKDRIGGNRVTEAEYKDLQDMIIRVGLFEVESKGDYYTWFNKHSVDPIYSRINRMETPPCRKMNFKFLNCVTKLPGFDDAVAQSWNSPVDGSPMVVVWKKLKRLRKVLGTLSKQFAHTKLQLAKAREDLAEAQDSLVNDKINKEKIDKVKMCTETVIRWNEIDEEILQQRSKLDWLKLGDGNKAYFHASIRAKHKAKHIDKLELDDSSVVQDQDEIEAEVLRFYKSLMGDNTKTIQAIDIVAMRVGTQVKPEQVDMLTSQVTDQEIFKALNSIRDLKSPGIDGYGAKSFKASWNTIRTYVTAAVKEFF, encoded by the exons ATGTTAGTATCCTGGAATGTACGGGGGCTCAACAAAGCAGGTAAACATAAGGAGATTAGCTCTCATCTCCTCTCCATTAGAGCTGATATAAACATCCTGCTGGAAACGagggttaaaaaagaaaaggcgaAGGTTATTAGGGGCAAGCTCAATCTTCCGGGTTGCTATATAGATAATTATAATCACTACCCAAATGGAAGAATCTGGTTGAACTGGAATGATGCTAACATACACGTTACTGAGATTATTAGTACGGATCAAATGGTGCACTGCGAAGTTAAAGATATGCAGGGGAATTTAAGCTTTTGTTTGACTGTTGTCTATGCACAAAACAAACTGGAGCATAGGAGGAAGTTATGGCATGATATTGAACAGATCCAACATCAAGGGCCTTGGTATATAGTTGGTGATTTCAACAATGTGCTAAGGACAAAAGACAGAATTGGTGGGAATCGAGTAACTGAGGCTGAATACAAGGACCTGCAAGATATGATTATTAGAGTTGGGCTATTTGAAGTGGAATCCAAAGGTGATTATTACACATGGTTTAACAAACATAGTGTGGATCCTATTTATTCAAGGATAAATAGAATG GAAACACCCCCGTGCAGGAAGATGAATTTTAAGTTTCTCAATTGTGTGACCAAGCTGCCAGGTTTTGATGACGCTGTCGCGCAGAGTTGGAATAGCCCTGTTGATGGTAGTCCTATGGTAGTGGTGTGGAAGAAATTGAAAAGATTAAGAAAAGTTTTAGGTACTCTGTCAAAACAATTTGCTCATACGAAACTCCAGCTGGCCAAAGCTCGGGAAGATCTTGCTGAAGCTCAAGACTCGCTTGTAAATGACAAGattaataaagagaaaattgatAAAGTGAAGATGTGTACAGAAACTGTGATTAGGTGGAACGAGATTGATGAGGAAATTCTGCAACAGAGATCAAAACTTGACTGGCTCAAACTGGGGGACGGAAATAAAGCGTACTTCCATGCCTCAATTAGAGCCAAACATAAGGCAAAACATATTGACAAGCTTGAATTGGATGATAGCAGTGTTGTTCAAGATCAGGACGAGATTGAGGCTGAGGTGCTGAGATTTTATAAGAGCTTAATGGGGGATAACACAAAAACGATCCAAGCTATTGATATAGTGGCAATGAGAGTAGGCACCCAAGTAAAACCAGAGCAGGTTGACATGTTGACATCGCAAGTTACTGATCAGGAGATTTTTAAGGCCTTAAATAGCATTAGAGACTTGAAATCTCCCGGGATCGATGGTTACGGTGCGAAGTCTTTTAAGGCTAGTTGGAATACTATAAGAACTTATGTGACTGCTGcagtaaaagaatttttttag